Proteins from a genomic interval of Leptospira kanakyensis:
- a CDS encoding O-antigen ligase family protein: MIGKETFHKISVVFLYLFFALSPFSISLCQIFAGASLFFLFLDCIQKRELPQFETQTLFWILLYLSFLFTPASNGNETNWKKTILGSEFGDVWMAFLLLHHTRLSYREKTKLKQAVLVGAVFLILSGLVSLLFPYRLAPYVMDGFQYIEGKRLPHLLVVLWQKLPLYLPIGFQSTHLTYGGLLAIYLPSIFQRTFRCFQIAKTKPIPYFYKIFFLASSFVGFILLFLNQSRSIWFGLLFGIFLISFQKKIKIKKYLPALSLGILVFVGIVFFLYQNNWLFQRAIDDLFAKRSLENQRVWIHKMNFAILKDFYFLGIGSGNYQTEFITQAKTLVKEFPELYYDLSITPKSHAHFDFLEFWILGGFTAVVSFLSFLYLETKLILRAGKQTGFYLGFFAIVFAGSFQCYLVDDEVLLPFLGILCLLPSGKLKNFTQSLPSKKNDEKKVFASILFWIFLSSLGALYLTKTPAKDLFFHRTRTDLNFPAALAQVSINASAPVNVPEGTKELYFKLAGCLDHDSNFNETHKVREVPVGFQIHWEDLTSGELPESIELEIRKRESFDQDKEYRVQAERIVKKVSFKNSKQIQRFQVDPKEYLGKEPEFIDFGLKYTWKGERPVLPRIEISGNCE; the protein is encoded by the coding sequence ATGATTGGGAAAGAAACATTTCATAAGATTTCTGTTGTTTTTCTATACCTTTTTTTCGCTCTTTCTCCGTTTTCCATTAGCCTTTGCCAGATTTTTGCCGGTGCCTCCCTATTCTTTTTGTTCTTGGATTGTATCCAAAAAAGAGAACTTCCCCAGTTCGAAACCCAGACCCTTTTTTGGATTTTACTCTACCTTAGTTTTCTTTTCACACCCGCATCCAACGGGAACGAAACTAACTGGAAAAAAACCATTCTAGGTTCTGAGTTTGGAGATGTCTGGATGGCCTTTTTATTATTACACCATACAAGGCTCTCATACCGAGAAAAAACAAAGTTAAAACAAGCGGTGTTGGTCGGAGCCGTTTTTCTAATTCTATCTGGCCTTGTTTCTTTACTATTCCCGTATCGGCTTGCACCCTATGTGATGGATGGATTCCAATATATCGAGGGGAAACGACTTCCGCACCTACTGGTTGTCCTCTGGCAAAAACTACCTCTCTACTTGCCGATTGGTTTCCAAAGTACCCATCTTACGTATGGTGGATTACTCGCGATTTATCTCCCTTCTATTTTCCAAAGAACCTTTCGTTGTTTTCAAATTGCAAAAACAAAACCAATTCCTTATTTCTATAAAATCTTTTTTCTGGCATCCAGTTTTGTTGGTTTTATCTTACTTTTCCTCAACCAGAGTCGTTCCATTTGGTTTGGACTTCTGTTTGGGATCTTTTTGATTTCCTTTCAAAAAAAGATCAAAATCAAAAAATATCTACCTGCACTTAGTTTGGGGATTTTGGTATTTGTGGGGATAGTTTTTTTTCTCTACCAAAACAATTGGCTTTTCCAAAGAGCCATCGACGATTTATTCGCTAAACGATCGTTAGAGAATCAAAGGGTATGGATTCATAAAATGAATTTTGCGATCCTAAAGGATTTTTATTTCTTAGGAATCGGATCCGGTAATTACCAAACAGAATTTATAACACAGGCAAAAACTTTGGTTAAAGAATTTCCTGAGTTGTATTATGATCTTTCGATCACTCCCAAATCCCATGCGCATTTTGATTTTTTAGAGTTTTGGATTTTGGGTGGTTTCACCGCAGTGGTTTCGTTTCTTAGTTTTTTATACTTAGAAACAAAACTCATTTTAAGAGCAGGTAAACAAACAGGATTTTATTTAGGTTTTTTTGCCATTGTCTTTGCTGGAAGTTTTCAATGTTATCTGGTTGATGATGAAGTCCTCCTTCCCTTCCTAGGGATTTTATGTTTGTTACCTTCTGGAAAATTAAAAAATTTTACGCAGTCTCTTCCCTCGAAAAAAAACGATGAAAAGAAAGTATTCGCATCCATTCTTTTTTGGATTTTCCTCTCGAGTTTGGGAGCTCTTTATTTGACCAAAACTCCAGCGAAGGATCTTTTTTTTCACAGAACTCGCACAGATCTAAACTTTCCCGCTGCCTTAGCGCAAGTCTCCATCAATGCCAGTGCGCCAGTGAATGTACCAGAGGGTACCAAAGAATTGTATTTTAAACTCGCTGGATGTTTGGATCATGATTCTAACTTTAACGAAACGCACAAAGTCAGAGAGGTGCCAGTTGGATTCCAAATCCATTGGGAAGACTTAACAAGTGGAGAACTCCCCGAATCCATAGAATTAGAAATTCGCAAACGAGAAAGTTTTGACCAAGACAAAGAATACAGAGTCCAAGCGGAACGAATTGTAAAAAAAGTGAGTTTTAAAAATTCAAAACAAATCCAAAGGTTCCAAGTCGATCCGAAAGAATATTTAGGAAAGGAACCAGAGTTTATCGATTTTGGACTGAAGTATACTTGGAAGGGAGAAAGACCGGTTTTGCCTAGAATTGAGATTTCGGGAAACTGTGAATGA
- a CDS encoding LysR family transcriptional regulator: MNPIELYQSFYCIYRERNLTKAGKILGLSQPALSLHLQSLERHRKEVLFRRTSRDLIPTDAAKRLYVQIAGPIEELERMEGQLKPKENIRRLRIGSAKEIFLEKFLPKLSASGESFHVQYGHPPELLDALTKKEIDLVITNQKLNVPGIMLEELYNEKFVFVASKSISSDANFPFRGQTKPKLDFLKTWMENQHWFVYSEDFAIVRRFWKVNFDSRPKLKKYSVLPNLHDIRTALEFGSGVSVLPKYLLGTKSPLYSNEKDCLGFENQLYLVSREEDVDFLEEKFRTFHHWMNG; this comes from the coding sequence ATGAATCCGATCGAATTGTATCAAAGTTTTTACTGTATCTATCGCGAGAGGAATTTAACCAAAGCAGGAAAAATCCTTGGGCTTTCCCAGCCGGCCTTGAGTTTACATTTACAATCTCTGGAAAGGCATAGAAAAGAAGTTTTATTTCGCCGCACATCTAGAGATTTAATTCCCACTGACGCCGCCAAACGGTTGTATGTTCAGATCGCAGGCCCGATCGAAGAATTGGAACGAATGGAAGGGCAATTGAAACCTAAAGAAAATATCCGCAGGCTTAGGATTGGTTCAGCCAAGGAGATTTTTTTAGAAAAATTTTTGCCAAAACTTTCTGCTTCGGGGGAAAGTTTTCATGTACAGTATGGCCATCCGCCTGAACTCTTGGATGCTTTAACAAAAAAGGAGATTGATCTAGTCATCACCAATCAAAAGTTAAATGTTCCAGGGATAATGTTAGAAGAATTGTACAATGAAAAATTTGTATTTGTGGCATCAAAATCCATCAGTTCGGATGCCAATTTTCCATTCCGTGGACAAACCAAACCCAAACTAGATTTTTTAAAAACATGGATGGAAAACCAACATTGGTTTGTGTATAGCGAAGACTTCGCGATTGTTCGCAGGTTCTGGAAGGTGAATTTTGATTCTAGGCCAAAATTAAAAAAATATTCGGTTTTACCAAACCTTCACGATATCAGAACGGCATTGGAGTTTGGGAGCGGTGTTTCTGTTTTGCCAAAGTATTTACTCGGGACAAAATCTCCATTATACTCAAACGAAAAGGATTGTTTGGGTTTTGAAAACCAGCTGTATCTAGTGAGTCGAGAAGAGGATGTCGATTTTTTAGAAGAAAAATTCCGAACCTTTCATCATTGGATGAATGGTTAA
- the guaA gene encoding glutamine-hydrolyzing GMP synthase — protein sequence MKSDKKIAVVDFGGQYAHLIASRIRRLGAYTEILSNEEPLSVYSSYAGIILSGGPSSVYEKGAPLLPDGFFKTSVPILGICYGHQLLMKALGGEVVSSNSKEYGPALLEIENPNSLLSKSLSPKTKVWMSHGDEVVRMPDGFQIVASSDNCRYAFVSNESKKQFGIQFHPEVTHSEEGEVLLRNFVNLCNAGASWSISQFLEEQISELQKKVPPGKNVFLLVSGGVDSSVAYLLLAKALGKDRVKGLLVDTGFMRKNEVKDLMDNLHQVGFDLTIWDESEIFYKHLESEFEPEKKRRIVGDLFLEAQSKATDSLGLDSEHWLLGQGTIYPDTIESGGTKHSHKIKTHHNRVPQIEKLIQEGKIIEPIADLYKDEVRELGRLLGLPERWIERHPFPGPGLVVRMIASPETKPPVLDFSDLGLSKKKAEVKILPILSVGVQGDQRSYAHCAVLNDFTTNWKELDECAVEITNFKKEINRVVFAPGIGHFSGAFHYTKLTLDKEHSDILREADAIVNRILYEESIHTSIWQMPVVLVPVGLRANSYGVVLRPVESTEAMTANFYEMDRKILERITKELLVLPQISLVLYDLTHKPPGTIEWE from the coding sequence ATGAAAAGTGATAAAAAAATTGCAGTCGTCGATTTCGGCGGTCAATACGCTCACCTCATCGCATCCCGAATTCGTAGGCTCGGAGCCTATACAGAAATTCTCTCCAACGAAGAACCTTTGTCCGTTTACTCGTCCTATGCTGGAATCATTCTTTCAGGTGGCCCGAGTAGTGTGTATGAGAAGGGCGCTCCACTTTTACCTGACGGATTTTTTAAAACTTCCGTTCCCATTCTTGGAATCTGTTACGGACACCAATTGTTAATGAAGGCCCTTGGTGGTGAGGTGGTTTCTTCCAATTCGAAAGAATACGGCCCCGCCCTTTTAGAAATTGAAAATCCAAATTCGTTACTTTCCAAATCCCTTTCTCCAAAAACAAAAGTTTGGATGAGCCACGGGGATGAAGTGGTTCGTATGCCTGATGGATTTCAGATTGTGGCATCATCAGATAATTGTCGTTATGCGTTTGTTTCTAATGAGTCTAAAAAACAATTTGGAATCCAATTCCATCCAGAAGTGACACACTCTGAGGAAGGAGAAGTTTTACTTCGTAACTTTGTGAATCTTTGTAATGCGGGAGCAAGTTGGAGTATCTCGCAGTTTCTAGAAGAACAAATCTCTGAGTTACAAAAAAAAGTCCCGCCTGGTAAAAATGTATTTTTACTCGTGTCAGGTGGTGTGGATTCTTCTGTTGCTTATCTACTTCTTGCCAAAGCACTTGGGAAAGACCGAGTGAAGGGACTCCTTGTGGATACAGGGTTTATGCGGAAAAATGAAGTGAAGGATCTTATGGACAATCTGCACCAAGTTGGTTTTGATCTCACCATTTGGGATGAAAGTGAAATTTTTTACAAACATTTAGAATCAGAATTTGAACCCGAAAAGAAACGTCGCATTGTGGGAGATCTCTTTTTAGAAGCACAAAGTAAAGCCACAGATTCCCTGGGTTTGGATTCGGAACATTGGCTTCTTGGCCAAGGAACCATTTACCCAGACACCATTGAATCAGGGGGAACCAAACATTCTCATAAAATCAAAACCCATCACAACCGTGTCCCTCAAATTGAAAAACTCATCCAAGAGGGAAAGATCATCGAACCCATTGCGGATTTGTACAAAGATGAAGTGAGGGAACTCGGAAGGCTTCTTGGCCTTCCGGAACGTTGGATTGAAAGGCATCCATTCCCAGGGCCTGGCCTTGTGGTGCGAATGATCGCAAGCCCAGAGACCAAACCTCCAGTCCTCGATTTTTCTGATTTGGGTCTTTCTAAGAAAAAGGCAGAAGTCAAAATTTTACCAATTCTTTCTGTCGGAGTGCAAGGGGACCAAAGAAGTTATGCCCACTGCGCTGTGTTGAATGATTTTACCACGAACTGGAAAGAATTGGATGAATGTGCCGTTGAGATCACCAATTTCAAAAAAGAAATCAATCGAGTGGTTTTTGCCCCGGGGATAGGTCATTTTTCGGGAGCCTTTCATTATACCAAACTGACCCTAGACAAAGAACATTCAGATATTTTAAGAGAAGCGGATGCGATTGTGAACCGAATTCTCTATGAAGAGTCCATTCATACTTCTATCTGGCAGATGCCCGTGGTTCTTGTTCCTGTGGGTTTACGCGCAAATTCTTATGGGGTAGTGTTACGCCCAGTAGAATCAACCGAAGCGATGACTGCTAATTTTTACGAAATGGATAGAAAGATTTTGGAACGTATCACCAAAGAGTTGTTAGTTTTACCGCAAATTTCTTTGGTGTTGTATGATCTCACTCACAAACCGCCGGGAACGATTGAATGGGAGTGA
- a CDS encoding alkaline phosphatase family protein has product MVLFGSLSLEAKLPKKTLEKHAGKPAKIRQTIVLSIDGFPAYYWSDLKYRSYFPHLAELFQKYGVSEITTVNPSVTYPAHTSMVTGKDPAEHGIYNNTLSDPFEKNDGGWMWYTEDISSQTLWDLAKENHKTTANVFWPVTVGAGIDWNLPQYWRKKIPEDDKLLRVLSTKDLHKDAELAVGSPLNDVSKDEVKLKTATWLFQNKKPDLMLVYTTDLDTNHHGFGPGAEKALTRLLELDKAIFEFLQSVGAFSPKGPGLVIVSDHGFHSADVVCAPNVILKQKGYINDDAGTFQLTFKSSGGTAILLPGANAQFADGEIQSLVSEILTACPGVEWIPGSTNKMLGEIENPSIDSEENRDLQKKIHPSVLGLFRTRAPMFFSGTRKGEVFTKSQTKIHGHGYWNANPEMKTIGFVYDPTGKKHQFQSVKDVFRIVKDMLGFKEKKTNGPRVPPLHTKP; this is encoded by the coding sequence ATGGTCCTTTTCGGTTCTCTATCCTTAGAGGCAAAACTCCCCAAAAAAACTTTGGAGAAACATGCGGGGAAACCAGCTAAGATTCGCCAAACGATTGTTTTATCGATTGATGGGTTTCCTGCTTACTATTGGTCGGATCTAAAGTATCGTTCTTATTTCCCCCATTTAGCAGAACTCTTTCAAAAATACGGAGTTTCCGAAATCACAACCGTCAATCCTTCGGTAACGTATCCAGCACATACCTCTATGGTGACGGGAAAAGATCCCGCAGAACATGGCATTTATAACAATACTTTGTCTGATCCATTTGAAAAAAATGATGGGGGATGGATGTGGTATACCGAAGATATCTCAAGTCAAACACTCTGGGATTTGGCAAAAGAAAATCACAAAACCACCGCTAACGTATTTTGGCCAGTCACTGTGGGTGCTGGCATTGATTGGAACCTTCCCCAATACTGGAGAAAAAAAATCCCAGAGGATGACAAACTCCTTCGAGTGCTTTCCACCAAGGATCTTCACAAAGATGCTGAACTTGCCGTAGGATCTCCGTTAAACGACGTCTCAAAAGATGAAGTGAAATTAAAAACAGCCACTTGGCTCTTTCAAAATAAAAAACCGGATCTGATGTTGGTTTACACTACGGATCTGGATACCAACCACCATGGGTTTGGCCCAGGAGCGGAAAAAGCCCTTACGCGACTTTTGGAACTGGATAAAGCCATTTTTGAATTTTTACAGTCCGTTGGTGCATTTTCGCCCAAAGGTCCGGGACTTGTGATTGTTTCAGACCACGGGTTTCATTCTGCTGATGTTGTTTGTGCCCCCAATGTAATTTTAAAACAAAAAGGTTATATCAATGACGATGCAGGAACATTTCAGTTAACCTTTAAAAGTTCCGGAGGAACAGCCATCCTTTTGCCAGGTGCGAACGCTCAATTTGCTGATGGGGAAATCCAATCCCTTGTTTCTGAAATTTTGACTGCCTGCCCAGGAGTCGAATGGATACCAGGATCCACCAATAAAATGTTAGGTGAAATTGAAAATCCATCGATAGATTCGGAAGAAAATCGTGATCTACAAAAGAAAATTCATCCTAGTGTCTTGGGACTTTTTCGGACGAGAGCACCTATGTTTTTTAGCGGAACGAGAAAAGGAGAAGTGTTTACCAAGTCCCAAACAAAGATCCACGGACATGGGTATTGGAATGCAAACCCTGAGATGAAAACCATTGGATTTGTATATGATCCAACGGGAAAAAAACACCAGTTCCAATCGGTAAAAGATGTATTTAGAATCGTAAAAGATATGTTAGGTTTTAAAGAAAAGAAAACCAATGGGCCTCGTGTGCCGCCCTTGCACACAAAGCCTTGA
- a CDS encoding glycosyltransferase family 2 protein, with translation MEGKRKRKLSVAIITFNEEKNIGDCIRSIESVADEIVVLDSLSTDRTKEIATSFSKVKFYESPFPGHVEQKNKAIGFCSNDWILSLDADERADKTLVQSIELFLESELVNADGFKIARLTYHLGRWIRYSGWYPLRRFRLFQKKAATWVGENPHDYIELKTGSHGKTMKGDILHYSFTDFSHQITTINQFSSIVAYTRYAKGERFSLIKTILKPLGKFFEIYIFKFGFLDGIPGLWIAIASSFSTFLKYAKLYELDRKQIERPSNIRKEYGKN, from the coding sequence ATGGAAGGCAAGAGAAAAAGAAAATTGTCGGTGGCCATCATCACCTTCAATGAAGAAAAAAATATCGGGGATTGTATTCGATCCATCGAGTCCGTTGCCGACGAAATCGTTGTTTTAGATTCGTTAAGTACGGATCGTACAAAAGAAATTGCGACTTCCTTTTCCAAAGTCAAATTTTATGAGTCCCCATTTCCTGGCCATGTGGAACAAAAGAACAAGGCCATTGGTTTTTGTTCCAATGATTGGATTTTATCTCTAGATGCCGATGAACGAGCTGACAAAACATTGGTGCAGTCTATCGAACTGTTTCTAGAATCAGAATTGGTAAACGCGGATGGATTTAAAATAGCAAGGTTAACCTATCATTTGGGTCGGTGGATTCGTTATAGTGGTTGGTATCCTTTGCGCCGGTTTCGTTTGTTCCAAAAAAAGGCAGCTACTTGGGTCGGCGAAAACCCCCACGATTACATTGAATTAAAAACCGGTTCTCACGGGAAAACAATGAAAGGAGATATCCTACATTATAGTTTTACTGATTTTAGTCATCAAATCACTACCATCAATCAATTCTCAAGTATCGTTGCTTATACTCGTTATGCGAAAGGCGAAAGATTTTCTTTGATTAAAACGATTCTGAAACCACTGGGTAAATTTTTTGAAATTTATATTTTTAAGTTTGGGTTCTTGGATGGGATTCCTGGACTTTGGATTGCAATTGCTTCCTCTTTTTCTACCTTTCTGAAATACGCCAAACTATATGAGTTGGATCGAAAACAAATTGAGCGGCCGTCTAATATTAGAAAAGAATATGGCAAAAACTAA
- a CDS encoding D-sedoheptulose 7-phosphate isomerase, with amino-acid sequence MDHKSLIQSQIEDSIAVKQQLLPVLLPSIESAGKLLVESLKQNGLLYFCGNGGSSCDASHIAAELVVRYKSGNERKAIPALALNSDQAVLTACSNDYGYEYVFQRQVQAFGKPSDVFVGLTTSGNSQNIILAVEEARKIGMKVVLFLGGDGGKLKGKADVEIIVPSKVTARIQECHILIGHILCSIIEKELFGLD; translated from the coding sequence ATGGATCATAAATCACTCATCCAATCACAAATCGAAGATTCAATTGCCGTAAAACAACAGTTACTCCCTGTTCTTCTGCCTTCCATTGAAAGTGCTGGGAAACTTCTGGTAGAATCACTCAAACAAAATGGATTATTATACTTTTGTGGGAATGGAGGTTCTAGTTGTGATGCATCACATATCGCAGCCGAACTTGTAGTTCGTTACAAATCTGGCAATGAAAGAAAAGCCATCCCAGCCCTTGCCCTCAACAGTGACCAAGCAGTTCTTACCGCTTGTTCCAATGATTATGGATATGAATATGTTTTCCAAAGACAAGTTCAGGCATTTGGAAAACCTTCTGATGTTTTTGTTGGACTCACCACTTCTGGAAATTCGCAAAACATCATTTTGGCGGTTGAGGAAGCTCGGAAAATTGGAATGAAGGTTGTTTTGTTTTTGGGTGGAGACGGTGGAAAACTAAAAGGAAAGGCTGATGTGGAAATCATTGTCCCATCAAAAGTAACGGCTCGAATCCAAGAATGCCATATTCTGATTGGTCATATTCTTTGTAGCATCATTGAAAAGGAACTCTTTGGCCTCGACTGA
- a CDS encoding LBBP_01157 family protein: protein MAKTKKPSKPGIFARFLNFFRSNGKTEDQDQTKRKKEPKSFAMEWAVALDNWKKKLRTKQVSSGVVFESPKFRLTKTNEKLFRAEGLDYSLILVTGNHLYKNKEDKWAGVLFVDEGELNKSLTKDLSGVDGLLSALSIPKTDLFLDNDAPREDWRVVLSFERFWQEQLVLQMKPNSMALAMLAIGEECRIFFESVATDRQKKLVRDELFYLNLGNADQNNPYSKAKNLFGFGSALVEFGNAVNTIKERREKEIKHGS from the coding sequence ATGGCAAAAACTAAAAAACCATCCAAACCAGGAATTTTTGCCCGGTTCTTAAATTTTTTCCGTTCGAATGGGAAAACTGAAGACCAAGACCAAACAAAAAGAAAAAAAGAACCAAAATCATTCGCTATGGAATGGGCTGTAGCCCTAGACAATTGGAAAAAGAAACTACGCACAAAACAAGTGAGTTCAGGCGTAGTTTTCGAATCACCTAAGTTTCGCTTAACAAAAACAAACGAAAAATTGTTTCGAGCAGAAGGATTAGATTATTCTTTGATTTTAGTCACTGGAAATCATTTGTATAAAAATAAAGAAGATAAATGGGCCGGCGTTTTGTTTGTGGATGAAGGGGAACTAAATAAAAGTTTAACAAAAGATCTTTCGGGTGTGGATGGATTATTATCAGCTCTTTCCATTCCCAAAACAGATTTATTTTTAGATAACGATGCTCCTCGTGAAGATTGGAGAGTGGTTCTTTCCTTCGAACGATTTTGGCAGGAACAACTAGTGTTACAAATGAAACCCAATTCCATGGCACTTGCAATGCTTGCTATCGGGGAAGAGTGCCGAATTTTTTTTGAGTCCGTGGCAACGGATAGACAGAAGAAACTCGTAAGAGATGAATTATTTTATCTGAATCTCGGCAATGCAGACCAAAATAACCCTTATTCCAAAGCCAAAAACTTATTTGGATTCGGGTCTGCTCTTGTCGAATTTGGCAATGCTGTCAATACCATTAAAGAAAGAAGAGAAAAGGAAATAAAACATGGATCATAA
- a CDS encoding LIMLP_04285 family protein, with amino-acid sequence MNLKTFLAVAILSIVSQNSYADTVTVKATKEVMENVKTSTPTANYVLVESKDGTKQAFKKSAVAVVSLPVVWEEPQAEKPGLFGSLFTSKATKDTPNTESTNSEEPKENPENQSFLKRRFPELAIGGMALLWILLP; translated from the coding sequence ATGAACCTAAAGACCTTTCTCGCTGTCGCCATTCTATCGATTGTCTCTCAAAATTCTTATGCGGACACGGTAACAGTGAAAGCAACCAAAGAGGTAATGGAAAACGTAAAAACTTCCACCCCAACAGCCAATTATGTTTTGGTAGAATCAAAAGATGGCACCAAACAAGCGTTTAAGAAATCTGCTGTGGCTGTGGTTTCCCTTCCTGTTGTTTGGGAAGAACCTCAAGCAGAAAAACCTGGACTTTTTGGATCCCTATTTACTTCCAAAGCAACTAAGGATACACCAAATACAGAATCCACAAATTCGGAAGAACCAAAAGAAAACCCAGAAAACCAAAGTTTTTTAAAAAGAAGGTTTCCTGAACTTGCGATCGGCGGGATGGCCCTACTTTGGATCCTTCTTCCTTAA
- the queF gene encoding preQ(1) synthase translates to MSEKKSESSYEDKQDHIPSWKTPEIEWFANVYAGKEYNIEFTIPEFTAVCPKTGLPDFGSIFIEYIPRMRCVELKSLKEYMMSYRNVGIFHENVVNKILEDFVQAVDPLYVKVVGDYNVRGGVKTIVRREYKA, encoded by the coding sequence ATGTCGGAAAAAAAATCAGAATCTTCTTATGAGGACAAACAAGACCATATCCCGTCCTGGAAAACCCCGGAAATCGAGTGGTTTGCCAATGTTTATGCCGGAAAAGAATACAATATCGAATTTACCATCCCGGAATTTACCGCTGTTTGCCCAAAAACAGGCCTTCCCGACTTTGGTTCTATTTTTATCGAATACATTCCTCGGATGCGCTGTGTAGAACTCAAATCGCTAAAAGAATACATGATGTCCTACCGAAATGTGGGAATTTTCCATGAAAATGTAGTAAACAAAATCCTAGAAGACTTTGTCCAAGCAGTGGATCCTCTATATGTAAAAGTGGTGGGTGATTACAATGTTCGGGGCGGAGTAAAGACAATCGTTAGGCGAGAGTATAAAGCGTAA
- a CDS encoding SemiSWEET transporter — MENLIGYIAAFLTTVSFLPQVLRVVMTKQTRDISRNMYIMFFLGVLLWFVYGVLKSDFPIILANGVTIFFVSIILYYKLKTEGET; from the coding sequence ATGGAAAATCTAATTGGCTACATTGCAGCCTTTTTAACAACCGTATCTTTTCTTCCGCAGGTGTTACGAGTTGTTATGACCAAACAAACCAGAGACATCAGCCGCAATATGTACATCATGTTTTTTTTGGGTGTCCTTTTATGGTTTGTGTATGGAGTTTTAAAATCTGATTTTCCTATCATTCTTGCGAATGGGGTCACTATATTTTTTGTATCGATCATTTTATATTATAAACTAAAAACAGAAGGTGAGACATGA
- a CDS encoding ferredoxin produces MRKAYVDKDNCTSCNQCADNMPKYFMMDEDDVSQTHIGGESINDAMIPDEDEKKVQKEMDECPGECIHWKKH; encoded by the coding sequence ATGAGAAAAGCTTATGTAGACAAAGACAATTGTACCTCTTGCAACCAATGTGCTGATAATATGCCGAAATACTTTATGATGGATGAGGATGATGTTTCCCAAACGCATATCGGGGGTGAGTCAATCAATGATGCGATGATCCCAGACGAAGACGAAAAAAAAGTGCAAAAGGAAATGGATGAATGCCCAGGGGAATGTATCCACTGGAAAAAACATTAA
- a CDS encoding type 1 glutamine amidotransferase domain-containing protein, with protein sequence MKKVLFVLTSHGEKGNAGSTGYHLGEVAHPWKVLHDAGVEMDLVSPKGGEPPVDGFDLEDVANKEFWNHPVYQTKRIHTKSPKEIKASDYSAIYFAGGHGTMWDFPDNAELQNLTRSIYESGGIVGAVCHGPSALVNVTLSDGSKLIAGKRVNGFSNEEEEIVKLEGVVPFLLEDQLIAAGGKYSKSAPWNSHVEVDERVVTGQNPQSAKAVGEAILSLLKK encoded by the coding sequence ATGAAAAAAGTATTATTTGTATTAACGAGCCACGGTGAAAAAGGGAATGCCGGTTCCACTGGTTACCATTTGGGAGAAGTTGCTCACCCATGGAAGGTCTTACACGATGCCGGAGTGGAAATGGATTTGGTCAGTCCGAAAGGGGGTGAACCTCCTGTAGATGGATTTGATTTGGAGGATGTAGCCAATAAAGAATTTTGGAACCATCCAGTTTACCAAACAAAACGCATCCATACAAAGTCCCCAAAAGAAATTAAGGCAAGTGACTACTCAGCCATCTATTTTGCCGGCGGGCACGGAACCATGTGGGACTTTCCTGATAATGCGGAACTCCAAAACCTAACAAGATCAATCTATGAATCGGGAGGAATTGTTGGGGCAGTTTGCCACGGTCCCTCGGCCCTTGTCAATGTCACCCTGTCTGATGGATCGAAACTGATTGCAGGCAAACGAGTGAATGGATTTTCCAACGAAGAAGAAGAGATTGTGAAACTAGAAGGAGTAGTCCCTTTTCTTTTGGAAGACCAACTGATTGCTGCCGGTGGTAAGTATTCCAAATCAGCACCTTGGAATAGTCATGTGGAAGTGGATGAAAGAGTTGTTACAGGACAAAACCCGCAATCAGCAAAAGCTGTGGGCGAGGCCATTCTTAGTTTATTAAAAAAATAA